In a single window of the Candidatus Nanosynbacter featherlites genome:
- a CDS encoding DUF1697 domain-containing protein gives MRYILLLRGINVGGKNKVSMKDLTASLEDLGYQHVVTYINSGNAIFDTDDDLTTVKENIAVMLGRFPFIIKHVILTKEEYLGEVSGLPEWWHQPLARTDVLFYTDDVDPEYIKERIGQMPLHDEVVHFGKKAVFWGKYSEKEFLRTSYHKLLMKEKFYPLITIRNGRTFDMLGKMLG, from the coding sequence ATGAGATATATCCTGTTGCTCCGGGGCATCAATGTCGGCGGTAAAAACAAAGTCTCCATGAAAGACCTCACGGCGAGTCTCGAAGATTTGGGGTATCAGCATGTCGTCACTTACATTAATAGCGGTAATGCCATATTTGATACTGATGATGACCTGACGACAGTCAAAGAGAATATTGCTGTCATGTTAGGGCGTTTTCCGTTTATCATCAAACACGTCATTCTGACGAAAGAAGAGTATTTAGGCGAAGTATCTGGTCTGCCAGAATGGTGGCACCAGCCTCTGGCACGGACCGACGTGTTGTTCTATACCGATGACGTTGATCCTGAGTATATCAAGGAGCGGATTGGTCAAATGCCACTTCATGATGAGGTTGTTCATTTTGGCAAAAAGGCGGTATTTTGGGGTAAATATAGTGAGAAAGAATTTTTGCGTACGTCATATCACAAGCTACTGATGAAAGAAAAGTTTTACCCGCTGATTACTATTCGCAATGGACGAACATTTGATATGTTAGGAAAGATGCTGGGGTAG
- a CDS encoding MarR family winged helix-turn-helix transcriptional regulator, with protein MNKAYANEISLTTNEALVLQQVYEDGGDDAATLAAQMGMPRRTAMNVLADLRHKGLMAIDQAYGDAWVRPTTRGKRLVQRIWPEAQAIVY; from the coding sequence ATGAATAAGGCATACGCAAACGAAATTAGTTTAACTACCAACGAGGCGCTGGTATTGCAACAAGTCTACGAAGATGGCGGCGATGATGCAGCCACGCTGGCAGCGCAAATGGGCATGCCACGTCGAACGGCGATGAATGTGCTGGCGGACTTGCGGCATAAAGGTTTGATGGCGATCGACCAAGCCTATGGCGACGCCTGGGTGCGACCAACCACGCGCGGTAAACGACTGGTGCAGCGAATTTGGCCGGAGGCGCAGGCGATAGTATACTAA
- a CDS encoding TIGR03943 family putative permease subunit translates to MYSKVSRWINKVDEWSGIVLILTASIATIWLSFEENLKWYIHPRYELFSLALATTGVLLALATLITLPKHNHKTSHKRYRPYGTMVIIIISIVMLLVIQPAALTSLTVSQRVMNSGANATSDARESAILKERGSYTNFTIKDWSLLLSQSSDPKQYQNKPAKVSGFITASKDENVFFVSRFVVTCCALDARPIGVPVYSPGWRKTFAPDQWVETSGVFIANPNTNTTERTVLSPDYVRPIDKEKNQYVY, encoded by the coding sequence ATGTATTCTAAGGTATCGAGATGGATTAACAAGGTAGACGAATGGAGTGGTATTGTGCTGATATTGACTGCCAGCATTGCCACTATATGGCTATCTTTCGAGGAAAATCTCAAATGGTATATTCATCCGCGCTATGAATTATTTTCCCTGGCATTAGCAACGACTGGCGTTTTACTCGCTCTCGCCACACTCATCACACTACCAAAGCACAATCACAAAACCTCACATAAACGATATCGGCCATATGGCACCATGGTGATAATCATCATCTCAATCGTCATGCTGCTGGTGATACAGCCGGCAGCGTTGACCAGTTTGACGGTGAGCCAGCGGGTGATGAACAGTGGGGCAAACGCGACCAGCGATGCTCGTGAGTCGGCCATTCTCAAAGAAAGAGGTAGCTACACCAACTTCACCATCAAAGATTGGTCGCTCTTATTATCCCAATCCAGCGACCCAAAACAATACCAAAACAAACCAGCCAAAGTTAGTGGATTTATCACGGCCAGCAAGGATGAGAATGTTTTCTTTGTTTCGCGTTTTGTGGTGACCTGTTGTGCTTTGGATGCTCGCCCAATTGGCGTGCCGGTGTACAGCCCAGGTTGGCGCAAAACTTTTGCTCCAGATCAGTGGGTAGAAACTAGTGGCGTGTTCATCGCCAATCCAAATACCAACACTACCGAGCGTACGGTCCTGTCGCCTGATTATGTCAGACCGATTGATAAGGAGAAAAACCAATATGTCTATTAG
- a CDS encoding permease, giving the protein MKKRQSTNKRWLLAAVVVAVLLMVKVIGRNLSMELPKYFQDFITLSLSVIIEALPFVMLGMFFSMAVRVWLPHDWLLQHLPKQPFLRRALISLLGVFMPVCECGNVPLARGLLAKGLTPAESLTFLLAAPILNPVTIITTQQAFSDDTTVLIARILGGFLIANLIGWIYSSTRQDAMLRPEFVASCKEKRDNSNRLVDALHFFKHETRTMMPALIIGAMVAGLIQVVVPRETILLLGNSPAWSVLVMILLAFVVSICSSVDAFFALAFRGTFTSGSLVSFLTFGPMIDIKMLSLMRTTYRRTVLVQVSFLVVLLTALLGLVVNYVF; this is encoded by the coding sequence GTGAAAAAACGTCAAAGTACAAATAAACGTTGGCTATTGGCTGCAGTGGTAGTTGCGGTGCTTCTTATGGTGAAAGTTATTGGACGTAACCTGTCCATGGAACTACCTAAATATTTTCAAGATTTTATTACTCTGAGTTTGAGTGTCATCATTGAAGCATTGCCGTTTGTGATGCTGGGTATGTTTTTTTCCATGGCTGTTCGAGTGTGGTTGCCTCACGACTGGCTGCTTCAGCACTTACCAAAACAACCATTCCTGCGCCGTGCTCTCATATCACTGCTCGGGGTGTTTATGCCGGTCTGTGAATGTGGCAACGTGCCGTTAGCGCGCGGGCTGCTTGCCAAAGGTTTAACGCCAGCAGAATCTCTCACTTTTCTTTTGGCGGCACCAATACTAAATCCTGTGACCATCATCACAACTCAGCAGGCATTCTCTGATGATACCACTGTACTGATTGCCAGAATTCTGGGCGGTTTTTTGATCGCCAATCTCATTGGTTGGATATATAGTTCCACGCGACAAGACGCCATGCTGCGTCCAGAGTTCGTCGCCAGTTGTAAAGAAAAACGTGACAATTCAAACAGGCTCGTTGACGCGCTACATTTTTTCAAGCATGAAACTCGCACCATGATGCCAGCGCTGATCATCGGCGCCATGGTTGCTGGTCTCATCCAAGTTGTTGTGCCACGCGAAACCATCTTGTTGTTAGGAAACAGCCCGGCCTGGTCAGTGTTGGTTATGATATTGTTGGCGTTCGTGGTGTCAATTTGCTCTAGTGTTGATGCATTCTTTGCATTGGCATTCCGCGGTACGTTCACCTCTGGTTCACTGGTCAGCTTTCTGACATTTGGTCCGATGATTGACATTAAAATGCTGAGTTTGATGCGCACGACATATCGCCGAACGGTACTGGTGCAAGTGTCATTTTTGGTAGTACTACTAACAGCGCTACTGGGATTGGTGGTAAACTATGTATTCTAA
- a CDS encoding glycosyltransferase family 39 protein: MKAATIAQPLARSRHLATSESQPSFRAIARPLVDIVVPVLNEEKILQKSIMTLDGYMAKHLPYRYQITIADNGSQDKTLEIAKNLAEKHRSVRVVSLVERGRGRALKRVWQNSPADILAYMDVDLSTSLDDFLPMIQPLVAGEAGVAIGSRLLKDSRTSRGVKREFISRCYNNIIKWTSGTKFSDAQCGFKAIRRDVAAKFLPKIKDNEWFFDTELLIKTERAGVPIYEQPVTWIEDTDSRVKIVKTAVDDLKGLYRVNKELDKRSWFERWTLPVLLALTSVLYLFGALHNGMANSYYAAAVQAASQDWTAWLFGSLDAANYVSVDKPPLATMVMGLSARLFGFSSFSMLLPSVLAGVGSVWLVYAAVKRQFGFMSAAIAGTVLAMTPVAALMFGFNNPDAILTLMLTASGYAFLRSLEGKRPLLWLGLAGLFTGLAFNTKMLQGLMVLPAMVLVYLVFAKPPIITQFLHMMFAGVITAISTLWWSVLVWLTPAGSRPWVGSTNDNNIWSLIFGYNGLGRLLGGRGGGGGPGGGHGPGGTGFGGQTGIFRIFNNDFGPNIAWLLALALAGGGLMLWILRKTPRTNRGRAAVIFWMLWLLIHIVIFSMTSGVIHPYYVVVMAPAVAALVGISLPFLWGAYTRRKPYAWLLPVLVGVTAVTTVIIIGYAGTMTWLMWIVGLLGLAGMIGLLINLYTPRRWLQNSAIVAALAACTLAPTVYTLATVNVAHTGSIPTAGPSSTAMRGSNNETSQADSQLVQYLLQHQNGATWLVAVASANESAAIQLTSGQPVMAVGGFNGSDTPLTLEQFKQLVKDGKVNYYAIGSHGRSGGPGGGNNEITAWVKQTGTVVNYGGSDVTLYKLSAT, encoded by the coding sequence ATGAAAGCAGCAACCATAGCCCAACCGCTGGCTCGGTCGCGGCACCTCGCCACTTCTGAGAGCCAGCCATCATTTCGGGCGATTGCCCGTCCGCTCGTCGATATCGTCGTACCAGTGCTTAATGAGGAGAAGATTCTTCAAAAAAGCATCATGACGCTTGATGGGTATATGGCGAAACACCTGCCGTATCGCTATCAAATCACCATCGCGGACAACGGTAGTCAGGACAAGACGCTGGAAATTGCCAAGAACTTAGCGGAAAAGCACCGGTCGGTGCGGGTGGTGAGCCTGGTGGAGCGCGGTCGCGGGCGGGCGCTCAAGCGGGTCTGGCAGAATAGCCCGGCAGACATTTTGGCGTATATGGACGTTGATCTGTCGACCAGCCTGGATGATTTTCTACCAATGATTCAGCCGTTAGTGGCGGGCGAAGCCGGCGTGGCGATTGGCTCGCGGCTATTAAAAGATTCTAGAACTAGTCGTGGCGTGAAGCGGGAGTTCATCTCGCGTTGCTATAACAACATTATCAAATGGACCTCAGGTACCAAGTTTAGTGATGCGCAGTGCGGCTTCAAGGCGATTCGCCGGGATGTCGCCGCAAAATTCTTACCGAAAATCAAAGACAATGAGTGGTTTTTTGACACTGAATTGTTAATAAAAACTGAGCGGGCGGGTGTGCCGATTTATGAGCAACCGGTGACCTGGATTGAGGATACGGATAGTCGCGTGAAAATTGTGAAAACGGCTGTCGATGATCTGAAGGGGCTATACCGCGTCAATAAAGAACTAGACAAACGGTCATGGTTTGAGAGGTGGACTCTACCAGTGTTGTTGGCGTTGACTAGTGTATTGTATTTGTTTGGCGCGCTCCATAACGGCATGGCGAATAGTTACTATGCGGCGGCAGTGCAGGCGGCCAGTCAGGATTGGACGGCGTGGTTATTTGGCAGTTTGGACGCGGCTAATTATGTGTCGGTTGATAAGCCGCCACTAGCGACAATGGTGATGGGACTGAGCGCTCGGTTGTTTGGCTTTTCAAGCTTTTCGATGTTACTGCCAAGTGTACTAGCAGGAGTTGGTTCAGTGTGGCTAGTCTATGCGGCGGTGAAGCGGCAGTTTGGCTTTATGAGTGCGGCAATCGCTGGGACGGTATTGGCAATGACACCAGTGGCAGCACTAATGTTTGGCTTCAATAATCCTGATGCGATTTTGACATTGATGTTGACCGCTAGTGGATACGCGTTTTTACGTTCGCTGGAAGGTAAACGGCCACTGTTGTGGTTGGGTCTGGCGGGGCTATTCACGGGGCTGGCGTTTAACACCAAGATGTTGCAAGGACTAATGGTACTACCAGCGATGGTACTAGTCTATCTGGTGTTTGCCAAGCCGCCGATCATCACGCAGTTTCTGCACATGATGTTTGCGGGCGTCATCACCGCGATATCGACGCTGTGGTGGAGCGTGCTGGTCTGGCTGACGCCAGCTGGTAGCCGGCCGTGGGTGGGTAGCACTAATGATAACAATATTTGGAGTTTGATTTTTGGCTATAACGGCCTTGGTCGACTGCTCGGTGGGCGTGGTGGAGGTGGTGGCCCAGGCGGCGGACATGGCCCAGGCGGTACGGGCTTTGGTGGGCAGACGGGAATTTTCAGGATCTTTAACAATGATTTTGGGCCAAATATTGCTTGGTTACTAGCCTTAGCTCTGGCGGGTGGTGGGCTGATGCTGTGGATTTTACGCAAAACGCCACGAACGAATCGCGGGCGGGCGGCAGTGATTTTCTGGATGCTATGGCTACTGATTCACATCGTGATTTTCAGCATGACCAGCGGCGTGATTCACCCGTACTACGTGGTGGTGATGGCGCCAGCGGTGGCGGCACTCGTCGGTATCAGTCTGCCGTTCCTGTGGGGTGCATATACCAGGCGCAAACCATATGCATGGCTACTGCCGGTGCTGGTCGGCGTGACGGCAGTGACCACAGTGATTATCATCGGTTACGCTGGGACGATGACGTGGCTGATGTGGATAGTGGGTCTATTGGGCCTGGCGGGGATGATTGGACTATTAATCAACCTTTACACGCCGCGCCGGTGGCTCCAAAACTCAGCAATTGTCGCTGCCCTAGCCGCCTGCACGCTCGCCCCGACGGTGTATACCCTAGCGACAGTCAACGTCGCGCACACTGGTAGTATTCCGACGGCCGGGCCGAGTTCGACGGCGATGCGGGGTAGTAATAATGAAACATCACAGGCGGACAGTCAATTGGTGCAGTATCTTTTGCAGCATCAAAATGGCGCGACCTGGCTGGTAGCAGTAGCCAGCGCCAACGAGTCGGCGGCGATTCAGCTAACCAGCGGCCAGCCGGTCATGGCGGTCGGTGGGTTTAACGGTAGCGATACGCCGCTGACACTGGAACAATTTAAGCAATTAGTGAAGGACGGCAAGGTCAACTATTACGCCATCGGCTCACATGGTCGTAGTGGTGGCCCAGGCGGCGGTAATAATGAGATCACGGCGTGGGTCAAACAAACTGGCACCGTTGTTAATTATGGAGGTAGCGATGTAACACTATACAAACTGTCCGCAACGTAA